A region of the Chitinophagaceae bacterium genome:
ATTTTTCGTCCCTTTTTTATTTATTCAACTTTTGCATTAAATCTTTATGACAGAAGAAAAGCTCCACAAACTATTTAAAATCTTTTTAAAGTCCGGTGGAATTAATACGGATAGCCGGAAATTAAAAGCCGGAGAAATTTTTGTCGGAATTAAGGGAGATAATTTTGATGGTAATGACTTTATAGAAACTGCACTTAGTACGGGAGCATCGGCCGTAATTACGGACAAAAAGAAGTTTGAACTTACGACTGACGATAGAATTTTTTATACGGAAAATTCAATTAGGGCCTTAGGACAATTGGCCGGTTTATACAGAAATAAGTCAAAGTGGATTATAATCGGGATAACCGGAAGTAATGGAAAAACTACAACCAAAGAGCTTTGTCAGAAAGTACTTTCAATCAAATACAAAACATTCTCAACGCCCGGAAACTTTAATAATGAAATAGGAATGCCTCTAAGCATTTTAAACTTCCCCCCTGATATGGAGATTGGTATTTTAGAGTTGGGGGCGCGCTTTAAGGGAGATGTGGACTATTTGAGCAAAATAGCAAATCCAGACCACGCAATAATCACAAATTTTGGTAAAGACCATCTTGAGACTTTTAAAAATGTAGAAAACATAATTGAAGCAAACACAGAAGTTATTCCATATGTAGCAGCAAAAAAAGGCTGTTTGTTTCTTAATGGTGACGACCCGAAAATGCAAAAGCTAAATTCCGAAAATGCAAATATCCGGTTTCATGGATCAAGTGA
Encoded here:
- a CDS encoding UDP-N-acetylmuramoyl-tripeptide--D-alanyl-D-alanine ligase; translation: MTEEKLHKLFKIFLKSGGINTDSRKLKAGEIFVGIKGDNFDGNDFIETALSTGASAVITDKKKFELTTDDRIFYTENSIRALGQLAGLYRNKSKWIIIGITGSNGKTTTKELCQKVLSIKYKTFSTPGNFNNEIGMPLSILNFPPDMEIGILELGARFKGDVDYLSKIANPDHAIITNFGKDHLETFKNVENIIEANTEVIPYVAAKKGCLFLNGDDPKMQKLNSENANIRFHGSSETSTVKGNIIENKTPELSLRFFEAGNEFIINSKLTGSYNFYNFMTAVNLGLFFNIPPTDIAIALSSYEAKANRSQILKKDTNTFILDAYNANPDSMHAALDNLQSIRSNDKWAIVGDMLELGKYTEQEHLQIIQKLEKMDLEKTIFVGEIFFNLLPAEAFKFKTVAELKSWWEKNEIKDKLILLKASRGIALEKLIE